The following are encoded in a window of Aromatoleum petrolei genomic DNA:
- a CDS encoding F0F1 ATP synthase subunit epsilon: MAMTVHVDIVSAEEQIFSGLAEFVALPGEAGELGILPGHMPLMTRIKPGAVRVKVPDQADEELVFVAGGILEVQPGLVTVLADTAIRGKDLDEAKALEAKRMAEEALQNKSSELDYAKAQAELAEAIAQIAAIQKLRKRGH, encoded by the coding sequence ATGGCAATGACGGTCCACGTGGACATCGTCAGCGCGGAAGAGCAGATCTTTTCCGGCCTGGCGGAGTTCGTTGCGCTTCCGGGCGAAGCGGGCGAACTCGGGATCCTGCCCGGCCACATGCCGCTGATGACCCGGATCAAGCCGGGCGCGGTGCGTGTGAAGGTGCCGGATCAGGCGGATGAAGAGCTGGTGTTCGTCGCCGGCGGCATTCTTGAAGTTCAGCCGGGACTGGTCACCGTTCTGGCGGACACCGCGATCCGGGGTAAGGATCTCGACGAGGCCAAGGCCCTCGAAGCCAAGCGTATGGCGGAAGAGGCGCTGCAGAACAAGTCGTCGGAGCTGGACTACGCGAAGGCCCAGGCAGAGCTGGCCGAAGCGATCGCCCAGATCGCCGCGATCCAGAAGCTGCGCAAGCGCGGTCACTGA
- the atpG gene encoding F0F1 ATP synthase subunit gamma, whose amino-acid sequence MASGKEIRTKIKSVQNTRKITKAMEMVAASKMRKAQDRMRAARPYAEKIRRLAANLSQANVTDYKHPFLVQKDQVKRVGLILVTTDKGLCGGLNTNIQRVALNAMKEWNANGVSDIRACCIGNKGFGFMQRMGANVVSHVVQMGDTPHLEKMIGPVKVMLDAFQNGELDAVYIAYTRFINTMKQEPVLEQLLPLSGEQLGTPESSWDYLYEPDPQVVIDEMLVRYVEALVYQGVAENMASEQSARMVAMKSASDNAKNVIGELQLVYNKTRQAAITKELSEIVSGAAAV is encoded by the coding sequence CAAGAGCGTGCAAAACACGCGCAAGATCACCAAGGCCATGGAAATGGTGGCCGCATCCAAAATGCGCAAGGCGCAGGACCGGATGCGTGCTGCCCGTCCCTATGCCGAGAAGATCCGCCGACTCGCCGCGAACCTGTCCCAGGCCAATGTGACCGACTACAAGCACCCCTTTCTGGTCCAGAAGGACCAGGTCAAGCGGGTGGGCCTGATCCTCGTCACTACCGACAAGGGTCTGTGCGGCGGTCTCAACACCAACATCCAGCGTGTCGCGCTGAACGCGATGAAGGAATGGAACGCCAACGGCGTTTCCGATATCCGTGCCTGCTGCATCGGCAACAAGGGTTTCGGCTTCATGCAGCGTATGGGCGCGAACGTCGTGTCGCACGTCGTGCAGATGGGCGACACGCCGCACCTGGAAAAGATGATCGGCCCGGTCAAGGTCATGCTCGACGCGTTCCAGAACGGCGAGCTCGACGCGGTCTACATTGCCTACACGCGCTTCATCAACACAATGAAGCAGGAGCCGGTGCTGGAGCAGCTGCTCCCGCTCTCCGGCGAACAGCTGGGCACACCCGAGAGCTCGTGGGATTACCTCTACGAGCCCGACCCGCAGGTGGTCATCGACGAAATGCTCGTGCGTTACGTCGAGGCGCTGGTGTACCAAGGTGTCGCGGAGAACATGGCTTCCGAACAGAGTGCGCGAATGGTGGCAATGAAGTCCGCCTCCGACAATGCCAAGAACGTGATTGGCGAACTGCAGCTGGTCTATAACAAGACCCGCCAGGCCGCGATCACGAAGGAGCTGTCGGAGATCGTCAGCGGCGCCGCCGCGGTGTAA
- the atpD gene encoding F0F1 ATP synthase subunit beta, which translates to MSQGTIVQCIGAVVDIQFPREAMPKVYDALKLESAADSFAEEGLTFEVQQQLGDGVVRTIALGSSDGLRRGMKVAGTGKPIAVPVGHGTLGRIMDVLGRPIDEAGPVEADELRPIHAKAPKFDELSPSVDLLETGIKVIDLVCPFAKGGKVGLFGGAGVGKTVNMMELINNIAKQHSGLSVFAGVGERTREGNDFYHEMKDSNVLDKVAMVFGQMNEPPGNRLRVALTGLTMAERFRDEGRDILFFVDNIYRYTLAGTEVSALLGRMPSAVGYQPTLAEEMGRLQERITSTKVGSITSIQAVYVPADDLTDPSPATTFLHLDSTVVLSRDIAALGIYPAVDPLDSTSRQLDPLVVGEEHYGVARQVQMTLQRYKELRDIIAILGMDELSPEDKLAVSRARKIQRFLSQPFHVAEVFTGSPGKYVPLKETIKGFKMIVNGECDHLPEQAFYMVGGIEEAIEKAKKLQ; encoded by the coding sequence ATGAGTCAAGGAACTATCGTTCAGTGTATCGGCGCCGTGGTGGATATCCAGTTCCCCCGCGAAGCCATGCCGAAGGTGTACGACGCGCTCAAGCTCGAAAGCGCCGCCGACTCCTTCGCGGAAGAAGGTCTGACCTTCGAAGTCCAGCAGCAGCTGGGCGACGGCGTGGTGCGTACCATCGCGCTGGGTTCGTCCGACGGCCTGCGCCGCGGCATGAAGGTTGCCGGTACCGGCAAGCCGATCGCAGTGCCGGTCGGCCACGGCACGCTGGGCCGCATCATGGACGTGCTGGGTCGCCCGATCGACGAAGCCGGCCCGGTCGAAGCCGACGAGCTGCGTCCGATTCACGCGAAGGCCCCGAAGTTCGACGAGCTGTCCCCGTCGGTCGACCTGCTCGAAACCGGCATCAAGGTTATCGACCTGGTGTGCCCGTTCGCGAAGGGCGGCAAGGTCGGCCTGTTCGGCGGCGCCGGCGTGGGCAAGACCGTGAACATGATGGAGCTGATCAACAACATCGCGAAGCAGCACTCGGGTCTCTCGGTGTTTGCCGGCGTGGGCGAGCGTACCCGTGAGGGCAACGACTTCTACCACGAGATGAAGGACTCCAACGTTCTGGACAAGGTTGCGATGGTGTTCGGTCAGATGAACGAACCCCCGGGCAACCGTCTTCGCGTCGCGCTGACCGGCCTGACGATGGCCGAGCGCTTCCGCGACGAAGGCCGCGACATCCTGTTCTTCGTGGACAACATCTACCGCTACACGCTGGCCGGTACCGAAGTGTCCGCGCTGCTGGGCCGTATGCCATCCGCGGTGGGCTACCAGCCGACGCTGGCGGAAGAAATGGGCCGCCTGCAGGAGCGCATCACTTCGACCAAGGTCGGCTCGATCACCTCGATCCAGGCCGTGTACGTCCCTGCGGACGACTTGACCGACCCGTCGCCTGCAACGACCTTCCTGCACCTCGACTCGACCGTCGTGCTGTCGCGTGACATCGCCGCGCTGGGTATCTACCCCGCCGTCGATCCGCTCGACTCGACTTCGCGCCAGCTCGACCCGCTGGTCGTCGGTGAAGAGCACTACGGTGTGGCCCGCCAGGTGCAGATGACGCTGCAGCGCTACAAGGAACTGCGCGACATCATCGCGATTCTCGGCATGGATGAACTGTCGCCGGAAGACAAGCTGGCCGTGTCGCGTGCGCGGAAGATCCAGCGCTTCCTGTCGCAGCCCTTCCACGTCGCGGAAGTGTTCACCGGCTCGCCGGGCAAGTACGTGCCGCTTAAGGAGACGATCAAGGGCTTCAAGATGATCGTCAACGGTGAGTGCGATCACCTGCCGGAGCAGGCGTTCTACATGGTCGGTGGCATCGAAGAGGCCATCGAGAAGGCCAAGAAGCTCCAGTAA
- a CDS encoding ubiquinone biosynthesis accessory factor UbiJ, producing the protein MSVLNFGTRGAQAAINHLLARADWARERLAPHAGRCARISVEPLALTFAIDHDGYLVDTEDERAPDVTLSLPLSALPGLASGDANRLMNAVRIEGSADLADTLGFVFRNLRWDAEEDLSLVFGDILAHRMVEGATGLRRMHERAWAGLTGNLAEYLAEEQHALVTRAALQGLGEQLRVLRDDLARLDKRLGRLGTAARRA; encoded by the coding sequence ATGTCCGTACTCAATTTCGGCACCCGCGGCGCCCAGGCCGCCATCAACCACCTCCTCGCGCGCGCCGACTGGGCGCGCGAACGCCTCGCCCCGCACGCCGGCCGTTGCGCGCGAATCAGCGTCGAGCCGCTCGCGCTGACCTTCGCCATCGACCACGACGGCTACCTCGTCGACACCGAGGACGAGCGCGCCCCCGACGTCACCCTCTCGCTGCCGCTCTCGGCCTTGCCCGGCCTAGCGAGCGGGGACGCGAACAGACTCATGAACGCTGTACGCATAGAGGGCAGCGCCGATCTCGCCGACACCCTCGGCTTCGTCTTCCGCAACCTGCGCTGGGACGCGGAGGAAGACCTGTCGCTCGTGTTCGGCGACATCCTCGCGCACCGCATGGTTGAAGGCGCCACGGGCCTGCGGCGCATGCACGAGCGCGCTTGGGCGGGCCTCACCGGAAACCTCGCGGAATATCTCGCCGAGGAACAACACGCTCTCGTCACCCGCGCAGCGCTGCAGGGCCTTGGCGAACAATTGCGCGTGCTGCGCGACGACCTCGCGCGCCTCGACAAGCGTCTCGGCCGGCTCGGCACGGCGGCACGCCGCGCCTGA